In Ornithorhynchus anatinus isolate Pmale09 chromosome 17, mOrnAna1.pri.v4, whole genome shotgun sequence, the following proteins share a genomic window:
- the SRSF1 gene encoding serine/arginine-rich splicing factor 1 isoform X2, whose amino-acid sequence MSGGGVIRGPAGNNDCRIYVGNLPPDIRTKDIEDVFYKYGAIRDIDLKNRRGGPPFAFVEFEDPRDAEDAVYGRDGYDYDGYRLRVEFPRSGRGTGRGGGGGGGGGAPRGRYGPPSRRSEYRVIVSGLPPSGSWQDLKDHMREAGDVCYADVFRDGTGVVEFVRKEDMTYAVRKLDNTKFRSHETYLKRWIKNALD is encoded by the exons ATGTCGGGAGGAGGCGTcatccggggcccggccggcaaCAACGACTGCCGCATCTACGTGGGCAACCTGCCCCCGGACATCCGCACCAAGGACATCGAGGACGTCTTCTACAAGTACGGCGCCATCCGCGACATCGACCTGAAGAACCGGCGGGGGGGGCCCCCCTTCGCCTTCGTGGAGTTCGAGGATCCACg GGACGCGGAGGACGCGGTGTACGGACGCGACGGCTACGATTACGACGGATACCGCCTGCGGGTGGAGTTTCCCCGGAGTGGCCGCGGGAcgggccgaggcggcggcgggggaggcggcggcggagcccCCCGGGGCCGTTACGGCCCCCCTTCCCGGCGATCCGAGTACAGAGTAATCGTCTCCG GACTGCCTCCGAGTGGAAGTTGGCAGGATTTAAAGGATCACATGCGTGAAGCAGGTGATGTATGTTATGCTGATGTTTTCCGAGACGGAACTGGTGTCGTGGAGTTTGTTCGCAAAGAAGACATGACCTACGCGGTGCGAAAATTGGATAACACTAAGTTTAGATCTCACGAG